In a single window of the Mauremys reevesii isolate NIE-2019 linkage group 3, ASM1616193v1, whole genome shotgun sequence genome:
- the ADGRF3 gene encoding adhesion G-protein coupled receptor F3: MLVMNSSVAVLRVSSISADWAGEYICRYVWENSQLQLRQQVSVSLGPEDIVQTPAQVSMNCSSSGGINLRCCIRNRGKAYRVSWIPGSRAPADLVGDTDPLCHSLPLETCPAQDTPYQCVFESEGLGAAQAVVTVSVIQAGDPFCPSNDSQGMWAATKAGQVAEILCPDNRAGTVQRSCSAGGVWGEVISKCTHRELLAGLHSAQLVLAGLGNPRSELAWLTERLRVETQPGQGSVSSASDLLALVTTVDTISRIAGDTGLHLSSSTMATFLAVVSQMLDFDLQALWAMAQADVPSVASTFLQSIENLTRRPVPAAGNFSFTLPNVELQGSVFDPGSLTDYSKTFHVQPLLQTHISQEVLEPLVQLGANVTVASMALKTLGGLLPANYGPGLGSSSYVLGSLLLSSSIVSSNGSVSRAEIAMTFGHRNATEDEAVAATGEERPQCVFWDHGLFQGEGGWSSQGCQTSGTGTTTTCTCQHLTSFSVLMSIHSIADSFWLDFLSHFGVCASILALILCLGIFYLVWRSVVRNKISYFRYMTLVNIALSLLMANTWFLGSTWMTPSHENKLCVAATFFTHFFYLAMFFWMLVQALMLFHHLVFVFHQLARASVTPLVVTIGYLCPLIIAAAAVAVYYPKRGYVQATACWLNGHNGAIYAFSVPVLVIVLVNVLILFVVVMKLMRPSVSEGPKGEERKILLSILKALLILTPIFGLTWGLGVITMTSKSSELSHYMFAVLNSLQGVFILVFGCLMDKKVRDALLERIQKELPSGATTTRRPGLLPLATQRVRHRDSPPQGRRKGREAAANRCQ, from the exons ATGCTGGTAATGAACAGCTCAGTGGCCGTCCTGAGAGTCAGCTCCATCTCCGCGGACTGGGCAG GGGAGTACATATGCCGGTACGTCTGGGAGAACTCCCAGCTGCAGCTCAGGCAGCAGGTCAGCGTCTCGCTGGGCCCCGAAGACATCGTCCAGACCCCGGCCCAGGTGTCCATGAACTGCAGCTCCTCCGGCGGGATAAACCTGCGGTGTTGTATCAGGAACAGAGGCAAAGCCTATCGAGTGTCCTGGATCCCCGGCTCCAGAGCTCCAG CTGACCTGGTGGGTGACACGGACCCTCTGTGCCATTCCCTCCCCCTGGAGACCTGCCCCGCCCAGGACACCCCGTACCAGTGCGTGTTTGAGAGCGAGGGGCTGGGTGCGGCCCAGGCGGTGGTGACGGTGTCTGTGATACAAG CTGGGGATCCCTTCTGTCCCAGCAATGACTCGCAAGGCATGTGGGCAGCCACCAAGGCAGGGCAAGTGGCCGAGATCTTGTGTCCTGACAACAGAGCTGGGACAGTGCAGAGGAGCTGCTCCGCAGGAGGAGTCTGGGGAGAGGTGATAAGCAAGTGCACCCacagagagctcctggctggacTGCACAGTGCTCAG CTGgtcctggcagggctgggcaacCCCCGGAGCGAGCTGGCGTGGCTGACTGAGCGGCTGAGGGTGGAGACtcagcctgggcagggctctgtgaGTTCTGCCTCGGACCTGCTGGCTCTAGTGACCACGGTGGACACCATCTCCCGTATTGCCGGGGACACCGGCCTGCACCTCAGCAGCAGCACCATGGCC ACTTTCCTGGCAGTCGTCAGCCAGATGCTTGACTTCGATCTCCAGGCCCTGTGGGCCATGGCACAAGCCGACGTGCCCTCCGTGGCCTCCACGTTCCTGCAGTCCATCGAGAACCTCACCAGGCGGCCGGTCCCCGCGGCCGGCAACTTCAGCTTCACCCTGCCCAACGTCGAGCTCCAGGGGTCCGTGTTCGATCCGGGTTCGCTGACTGACTACAGCAAAACCTTCCAcgtgcagcccctgctccaaacccACATCAGCCAGGAAGTGCTGGAGCCGCTGGTGCAGCTGGGGGCCAACGTCACCGTGGCCAGCATGGCGCTGAAGACGCTGGGTGGACTCCTGCCTGCGAACTAcggcccagggctgggcagctCTAGCTACGTCCTTGGCAGCCTGCTGTTGTCCAGCAGCATCGTGTCCAGCAACGGGAGCGTGAGCCGGGCGGAGATTGCCATGACCTTCGGTCACAGGAACGCGACGGAGGACGAGGCTGTGGCAGCGACTGGGGAGGAGAGGCCCCAGTGCGTGTTCTGGGACCATGGCTTGTTCCAAGGGGAAGGAGGCTGGTCCTCCCAGGGATGCCAAACCTCTGGCACAGGCACCACCACCACGTGCACCTGCCAGCACCTGACCTCCTTCTCCGTCCTCATGTCCATCCATAGCATCGCGGATAGCTTTTGGCTGGACTTCCTGAGCCACTTTGGGGTGTGTGCTTCCATCCTGGCCCTGATCCTCTGCTTGGGGATCTTCTACCTGGTCTGGCGGTCGGTGGTCAGGAATAAGATCTCTTACTTCCGCTACATGACTCTGGTCAACATCGCCCTGTCCCTGCTGATGGCCAACACCTGGTTCCTGGGCTCCACCTGGATGACCCCGAGCCACGAGAACAAGCTCTGCGTGGCTGCCACGTTCTTCACACACTTCTTCTACCTGGCCATGTTCTTCTGGATGCTCGTCCAAGCCCTCATGCTTTTCCACCACCTGGTGTTCGTCTTCCACCAGCTGGCCAGAGCCTCCGTCACGCCTCTCGTGGTGACCATCGGGTACCTGTGCCCGCTCATCATTGCTGCCGCTGCCGTGGCTGTTTACTACCCCAAGCGGGGCTACGTCCAGGCCACGGCCTGTTGGCTCAATGGGCACAATGGGGCGATTTATGCCTTCTCTGTGCCCGTCCTGGTCATTGTCCTGGTCAATGTGCTGATCCTTTTCGTGGTGGTGATGAAGCTGATGAGGCCGTCGGTGTCCGAGGGACCCAAAGGAGAAGAGAGGAAGATCCTGCTCAGCATTCTCAAAGCCCTGCTCATCCTGACGCCCATCTTCGGCCTgacctgggggctgggggttatCACCATGACAAGCAAGAGCTCTGAATTGTCCCATTATATGTTCGCTGTCCTGAACTCATTGCAG GGTGTCTTCATCCTGGTCTTCGGCTGCCTCATGGACAAGAAG GTGCGGGACGCTCTGCTCGAACGCATCCAGAAAGAGCTCCCCTCCGGGGCCACCACCACTCGG CGGCCGGGCCTCCTGCCTTTGGCGACCCAGCGAGTGAGGCACCGGGACTCGCCCCCgcagggcaggaggaaggggcgcGAGGCAGCTGCCAACAGGTGCCAGTGA